A region from the Corylus avellana chromosome ca7, CavTom2PMs-1.0 genome encodes:
- the LOC132188330 gene encoding zinc finger protein ZAT5, with protein sequence METQEEVTHIVKGKRTKRQRPQSPIPFAMIASNSPSGDGYGDGGGGSGFIDIIDNNTNLSPTSTDQSTEEEEDMANCLILLAQGQSRESPKQAEEDHGGGGVYKINSRRFLEAAAAGKAGYCVYECKTCSRTFPSFQALGGHRASHKKPKAMAAEEKTKQFLLSSDDEEAQFIKKNHDISSLSLQLSSRGLCGNSRSKVHECSVCGAEFTSGQALGGHMRRHRAPLATNTALSLIPPMAMEPDHQEPKKPRHVLSLDLDLNLPAPEDDHREPKFPFATKQQQQPKQQQQQQQQQQSPLVFSAPTLVDCHY encoded by the coding sequence aTGGAAACTCAAGAGGAAGTCACCCACATCGTCAAAGGGAAACGAACCAAGCGCCAACGGCCGCAATCTCCCATCCCGTTTGCCATGATTGCTAGCAATTCGCCAAGCGGAGATGGATATGGAGACGGGGGAGGAGGCTCCGGGTTCATTGACATAATTGATAACAATACCAACTTGTCACCCACTTCGACTGATCAAAGCactgaggaggaggaggacatGGCCAATTGCCTAATTCTTCTAGCTCAAGGCCAATCCCGGGAATCACCGAAGCAAGCCGAGGAGGATCACGGCGGAGGAGGTGTTTATAAGATTAATAGCCGGAGGTTTTTAGAGGCGGCGGCGGCCGGGAAGGCGGGGTATTGTGTTTACGAGTGCAAAACTTGTAGCAGGACTTTTCCTTCCTTCCAAGCACTTGGTGGGCACAGGGCTAGTCACAAGAAGCCCAAGGCCATGGCAGCGGAGGAGAAGACCAAGCAATTCTTGTTATCCTCCGACGACGAAGAAGCGCAGTTCATCAAGAAGAATCACGACATCTCTTCGCTTTCTCTCCAACTGAGTAGTAGAGGTTTGTGCGGCAATAGCAGGTCCAAGGTTCACGAGTGCTCCGTCTGCGGCGCCGAATTCACGTCCGGCCAGGCCTTGGGCGGCCACATGAGGCGGCACAGGGCGCCTCTAGCGACCAACACAGCTTTGTCGTTGATTCCTCCCATGGCCATGGAGCCTGATCATCAGGAACCCAAGAAGCCAAGACACGttctttccttagatttggatCTCAACCTCCCGGCGCCGGAAGACGATCACCGGGAACCCAAATTCCCATTtgcaacaaaacaacaacaacaaccaaagcagcagcagcaacaacaacaacaacagcaatcACCTCTTGTCTTCTCCGCCCCGACTTTGGTGGACTGTCACTACTAA
- the LOC132188503 gene encoding uncharacterized protein LOC132188503, producing the protein MEDQCSPISWDVCYNEEGMEEIRHSLLYTTFELETTLVAAKEEITRREYEMIRLKDLLSRTIKERDEAQTRCQRLMLEKLMLGKQLQQKQQQLQEQLQQKQQQQQQQQQLQQEAASNNEDESKGTEHFACSDCHEHIIASPGTDPISQPLPEAALKLLAEKPLPEKGKLLQAVVEAGPLLQTLLLAGPLPQWQHPPPQLNSVEIPPVAISSPTPRLSLKGCFSNQSNAL; encoded by the coding sequence GGGATGGAAGAGATAAGACATTCTCTCTTGTACACGACCTTCGAGCTAGAGACAACACTTGTTGCTGCTAAGGAGGAGATTACAAGAAGAGAATATGAAATGATCCGTCTCAAAGACCTTTTGAGCAGGACcatcaaagagagagatgaaGCACAGACAAGATGCCAGAGGCTAATGTTGGAGAAACTCATGCTTGGAAAACAACTGCAGCAAAAGCAGCAGCAACTACAAGAACAACTACAGCAAAAgcagcaacagcagcagcagcagcagcaactaCAGCAAGAAGCTGCATCAAACAATGAAGATGAATCAAAAGGCACTGAGCATTTTGCCTGCTCTGACTGCCATGAACACATCATTGCGTCTCCGGGAACAGACCCAATTTCACAACCATTGCCAGAAGCCGCCTTGAAATTACTTGCCGAGAAGCCGCTGCCGGAAAAAGGGAAGCTTCTGCAGGCAGTGGTGGAAGCTGGACCACTCCTGCAAACCCTCCTCCTGGCTGGACCACTTCCTCAATGGCAGCACCCACCTCCCCAACTTAACTCCGTTGAGATTCCACCGGTGGCCATTTCTTCCCCTACACCACGCCTTAGCTTAAAGGGTTGTTTTAGTAACCAGTCTAATGCTCTGTAA
- the LOC132187447 gene encoding pullulanase 1, chloroplastic produces the protein MFLSLASSGPLLTASLLSSPTPTSTSNGHFLPPRPATCPSSPPLRRRVVPLPSRHPRPLRTRPLISSSSSAMSVEESTSTTSQLRDSLLYSRAYWVSKSTIAWNVDVGDGSCHLFASKTASLSFTDDGVQGEDVKINLEEDSCGLPANVIKKFPHIRDYKAFKVPPALDAKPLLKCQLAVATLNSDGKCTNATGLQLPGVLDELFSYNGPLGAVYLEESVSLNLWAPTAQAVHACIYRDPSGGDPLEIVQLEEVNGAWSTKGPKRWEGCYYVYEVSVYHPSTLRIEKCYANDPYARGLSSDGRRTFLVNLDADTVKPEGWDNLANEKPNILSFSDISIYELHIRDFSANDHTVHPELRGGYLAFTLQDSLGVLHLKKLSNSGITHIHLLPTFQFAGVDDEKENWKCVDTKMLEKLPSDSVEQQALITAIQNDDGYNWGYNPVLWGVPKGSYASNPNGPCRIIEFRKMIQALNRIGLRIVLDVVYNHLHGSGPFDENSVLDKIVPGYYLRRNTDGFIENSTCVNNTASEHVMVERLILDDLLHWAIHHKVDGFRFDLMGHIMKSTMVKAKDALHSLTKERDGVDGSSIYIYGEGWDFGEVAKNGRGVNASQFNLCGTGIGSFNDRIRDAMLGGSPFGHPLQQGFVTGLLLQPNKHDHGTEAVAERMLAVAKDQIQVGMAANLRDFVLTNCDGKEVKGSEILTYDGASVAYALCPTETVNYVSAHDNETLFDIVGLKTPIEISIDERCRINHLATSVIALSQGIPFFHSGDEMLRSKSLDRDSYNSGDWFNRLDFTYNSNNWGVGLPPKEKNEKNWPLIKPRLTDPSFNAQQGHILAAVENFSNLLCIRYSSPLFRLRTANAIQERVHFHNTGPSWIPGVIVMSIEDGYEGIPGLSQLDSTYSYIVVVVNTCPTEVSFACPVLRARTLKLHPVQLMSTDEVVKSSTYEPSSGCFTVPPRTTAVFVEPREF, from the exons ATGTTTCTTTCTTTGGCATCATCTGGACCACTACTGACTGCGTCTCTTCTATCATCACCAACTCCGACTTCAACGTCCAACGGTCACTTCCTTCCTCCTCGCCCCGCCACGTGTCCATCTTCTCCTCCGCTACGACGCCGTGTCGTTCCCCTTCCTTCCCGCCATCCCAGACCATTGCGCACACGACCCCTtatctcttcctcttcctccgcCATGTCCGTCGAGGAGTCCACTTCTACTACTTCCCAG CTGCGGGATAGTTTGTTATACTCGAGAGCATACTGGGTCAGTAAATCCACAATTGCCTGGAATGTGGATGTTGGAGATGGTTCCTGCCACTTATTCGCTAGTAAAACTGCTTCTTTATCTTTTACAGATGATGGAGTTCAAG GCGAGGATGTCAAAATTAATCTTGAAGAGGACAGTTGTGGGCTTCCAGCAAAT GTGATCAAAAAGTTTCCTCATATCAGAGATTACAAAGCTTTCAAAGTGCCTCCTGCTTTGGATGCCAAACCTCTCCTCAAATGCCAGTTAGCAGTTGCTACTCTCAATT CTGATGGGAAATGCACGAATGCTACTGGTTTGCAGTTACCTGGTGTCCTTGATGAATTATTCTCGTATAATGGTCCACTTGGTGCAGTTTACTTAGAAGAATCTGTGTCACTTAACCTCTGGGCTCCTACTGCTCAa GCGGTACATGCTTGCATTTATAGGGATCCGTCAGGCGGGGATCCCCTGGAAATTGTCCAGCTCGAGGAGGTTAATGGTGCTTGGAGTACTAAAGGACCAAAAAGATGGGAAGGCTGTTATTATGTCTATGAAGTATCTGTGTACCATCCTAGCACCTTGcgaattgagaaatgctatgcAAATGATCCATATGCTAGAGG GCTCTCATCAGATGGCAGGCGGACATTTTTGGTCAACCTTGATGCTGATACAGTAAAACCTGAAGGATGGGACAATTTGGCAAATGAGAAACCCAATATACTTTCTTTCTCTGACATAAGTATATATGAATTGCATATAAGGGACTTCAG TGCCAATGACCATACTGTGCATCCTGAACTTCGTGGTGGTTATCTGGCTTTCACTTTGCAG GATTCATTAGGTGTGCTCCATCTGaagaaattatcaaattctGGTATCACTCATATCCATCTATTGCCAACCTTCCAATTTGCTGGTGTTGATGATGAGAAGGAGAACTGGAAGTGTGTGG ACACCAAGATGCTGGAAAAATTACCATCTGATTCAGTTGAGCAACAAGCTCTAATTACCGCAATCCAAAATGATGATGGGTATAACTGGGG GTACAATCCTGTTCTTTGGGGGGTGCCCAAAGGAAGTTATGCAAGTAACCCAAACGGTCCATGCCGTATAATTGAGTTTAGAAAGATGATTCAA GCACTTAACCGTATCGGCCTTCGCATTGTATTGGATGTTGTTTACAATCACTTGCATGGAAGCGGGCCCTTTGATGAGAATTCTGTCCTTGATAAG ATTGTTCCAGGTTACTATCTGAGAAGGAACACCGATGGCTTTATTGAGAATAGTACATGTGTGAATAACACTGCCAGTGAGCATGTTATGGTTGAACGTCTGATTCTTGATGATCTTCTTCACTGGGCAATCCATCATAAG gtTGATGGGTTCCGGTTTGACCTCATGGGTCATATAATGAAAAGTACGATG GTGAAAGCAAAGGATGCACTCCACAGTCTAACAAAGGAAAGGGATGGGGTTGATGGTTCGAGTATCTATAT ATATGGTGAAGGATGGGACTTTGGTGAAGTTGCCAAAAATGGACGTGGGGTAAATGCATCGCAGTTTAATCTTTGTGGAACTGGAATTGGGAg CTTTAATGATCGAATTCGGGATGCAATGCTTGGTGGATCTCCGTTTGGCCATCCTCTTCAGCAAGGATTTGTGACTGGTCTGTTGTTGCAG CCTAATAAACATGATCATGGTACAGAAGCTGTTGCAGAACGCATGCTTGCTGTGGCAAAGGATCAAATCCAG GTAGGCATGGCTGCAAATTTGAGGGATTTTGTGCTAACTAATTGTGATGGAAAAGAG GTAAAAGGATCAGAAATATTAACTTATGATGGGGCATCTGTTGCATATGCCTTGTGTCCCACAGAAACA GTTAATTATGTTTCTGCTCATGACAATGAGACCCTATTTGACATTGTGGGTTTGAAG ACTCCGATAGAAATTTCTATAGACGAGAGATGCAGGATAAATCATTTGGCAACAAGTGTAATAGCACTGTCACAG GGAATACCATTTTTCCACTCTGGTGATGAGATGCTTCGCTCAAAATCTCTCGATCGTGATTCGTACAATTCTGGCGATTGGTTCAACAG GCTTGATTTTACATATAATTCTAACAATTGGGGTGTTGGGCTTcctccaaaagagaaaaatgagaagaacTGGCCACT AATTAAACCAAGATTGACGGATCCCTCCTTCAATGCTCAGCAAGGTCACATTCTTGCTGCTGTGGAAAATTTTTCAAACCTGTTGTGTATTAGATATTCTTCACCGCTTTTCCGTTTGAGGACCGCAAATGCTATCCAG GAAAGGGTACATTTCCACAACACTGGACCATCATGGATCCCCGGTGTGATAGTGATGAGCATTGAAGATGGTTATGAAGGTATCCCAGGGTTATCCCAGCTGGATTCCAC CTACTCATACATTGTGGTTGTCGTCAATACATGTCCGACCGAGGTGTCATTTGCTTGCCCTGTGCTGCGGGCAAGAACTCTTAAATTGCATCCTGTTCAG CTTATGTCTACTGATGAAGTAGTCAAGAGCTCAACATATGAACCATCCTCTGGGTGCTTCACTGTGCCCCCGAGGACAACAGCTGTGTTTGTTGAGCCTCGAGAGTTTTGA